The DNA segment GATCAACGAATTGGTCGAGCGCTGCGATGTCGATTTGACGCCGCTCGCGCCAAGGCCGGCAACAGCCGTCGAAGCATTGCAAAGCGTCGACCGGCGCCAACTGGCGCAGATCATCACCGCCCTGGAAAACGGCGCCTATGACGATGCTGCCAAAAGGTCATTGAAAGATGTCGCCGCCAAGCTTCAGGTACCCGTACTGGGTATTACCGGCACCGGTGGCGCCGGCAAGTCATCCTTGACCGACGAACTGGTACTGCGCATGCGCCTCGACCAGGAAGACCAGCTCAAGGTCGCCATCGTATCCATTGATCCCTCGCGCAAACGTACCGGTGGTGCGCTGCTGGGCGATCGTATCCGCATGAACTCGATTGAGCACGAAAACGTCTTCATGCGCTCGCTGGCGACGCGCGATACCGGCAGCGAAGTGTCTGCCGCACTGCCGGAAGTGATCGCCGCCTGCAAGCTCGCCGGTTTCGATCTCGTCATCGTCGAGACCTCCGGCATCGGCCAGGGCAACGCCGCCATCGTGCCCTTCGTCGATCTTTCGCTATATGTGATGACGCCCGAGTTCGGCGCCGCGAGTCAGCTCGAAAAGATCGACATGCTTGACTTCGCCGACTTTGTCGCGATCAACAAGTTCGATCGCAAGGGCGCCGAAGACGCGCTGCGCGACGTGAGAAAACAGTACCAGCGCAACCGCGAAGAATTCGGCCAACCCGTCGAAGCCATGCCGGTGTTCGGCACCATCGCCGCGCGATTTAACGACGACGGCGTCACCGCGCTGTATCAGGCGCTGCTGCCGAAGCTTGCGGCCAAGGGCTTGAAAGCGGCAGCCGGCAGCTTGCCGGTTGTTTCGGTCAAGGCATCTTCACATGGCCGCGCCATCGTGCCGACGGATCGCGTGCGTTACCTGGCCGAAATTGCCGAGGCGGTGCGCACCTATCACCAGCACACGGCGCAGCAGGCGCGTGTGGCGCGCGAGCGCCAGTCGCTGAAGACGGTCATGGCGCTGTTCCTGGCGCAAGGTAAACCAGCCGAACACTTCGACGAAATGATTTCGTGGAAGGATGGCGAACTCACGCACACGGCGAAGAAGCTGCTGGAGCAGTGGCCAACCACCAGGGAACTGTACGCCGCCGACGAATATGTGGTGAAAATCCGCGACAAGGAAATCCGCACCAAGCTCACCAGCGAGTCGCTCTCAGGCTCGAAGATTCGCAAGGTGGCACTGCCGAATTATGAGGATGACGGCGAGACGCTGAAATTCCTCATGAAGGAAAACGTTCCCGGCTCGTTCCCATTTACCGCCGGCGTGTTCGCCTTCAAGCGCGAAGGCGAGGATCCGACGCGGATGTTCGCCAGCGAGGGCGATGCTTTCCGTACCAACCGCCGTTTCAAGAAAGTCTCCGAGGGCATGCCGGCGCACCGCCTGTCTACCGCCTTCGACTCGGTCACCCTGTATGGTTGCGACCCCGATCCGCGCCCAGATATCTACGGCAAGATCGGCAACTCGGGCGTCTCGATCGCGACACTCGACGACATGAAGGTGCTGTACTCGGGCTTCGATCTGTGTTCGCCGACGACTTCGGTGTCGATGACCATCAACGGTCCGGCGCCGATCATTCTCGCCTTTTATTTCAATACCGCCATCGATCAGCAGGTCGACAAATTCAAGACCGACAATGGCCGCGAACCGACCGACGACGAGCTGGAAAAGATCAAGGAGTGGACGCTCTCCGTGGTGCGCGGTACGGTGCAGGCCGACATTCTCAAGGAAGACCAGGGCCAGAACACCTGCATTTTCTCCACTGAGTTCGCGCTCAAGATGATGGGCGACATCCAGGAATACTTCGTGCACCACCAGGTGCAGAACTTCTACTCGGTATCGATCTCCGGCTACCACATCGCCGAAGCCGGCGCGAACCCGATCAGCCAGCTCGCCTTTACGCTCGCCAACGGCTTTACCTACGTCGAGACCTATCTGGCGCGCGGCATGCATATCGACGATTTCGCCCCCAATCTGTCCTACTTCTTCAGCAACGGCATGGATCCCGAGTACACGGTGATCGGTCGTGTCGCGCGCCGCATCTGGGCCGTGGCGATGCGCGACAAGTATGGCGCCAACGAGCGTAGCCAGAAGCTGAAGTACCACGTGCAGACCTCGGGCCGCTCGCTGCATGCGCAGGAGATGGATTTCAACGACATCCGCACCACGCTGCAAGCGCTGATTGCCATCTACGATAACTGCAATAGCCTGCACACCAATGCTTACGACGAAGCGATCACCACGCCGACCGAAGAAAGCGTGCGTCGTGCCATGGCGATCCAGCTCATCATCAACCGCGAATGGGGCCTTGCTAAAAATGAGAACCCCAATCAGGGCGCCTTCATCATCGAGGAACTGACCGATCTGGTGGAAGAGGCGGTGCTCAAGGAATTCGAGGCCATCGCCTCGCGCGGTGGCGTGCTCGGCGCCATGGAAACCGGCTACCAGCGCGGCAAGATCCAGGAAGAGTCGCTCTATTACGAACACAAGAAACACGACGGATCCTACCCGATCATCGGTGTGAACACCTTCCTCAATCCGAAAGGCAGCGCGCAGGTCGAGATCGAGATGGCGCGCTCGACTGAAGAGGAAAAGCAGTCGCAACTCGCACGTCTGGCCGATTTCCAGGCTCGCAACCAGGCCAATGCGTCGCAGTGGCTGACCAGGCTGCGCCAGACCGTCATCGAGGATGGCAACGTCTTTACAGTGCTGGTGGATGCCGTGCGCTACTGCTCTTTGGGCCAGATCACCAGCACACTGTATGAAGTCGGCGGCAAGTATCGCCGCAATATGTAAGTTGCCTGCATTTTTTGAAAAGGTGGATGGGAAATGACACAACGTGAAATTTTGGTGGTTGGAGCGGCGCGTACCGCGATCGGTACTTATGGTGGCACCTTAAAAGATACGCCGATGTCGCAATTGGCAACTCTGGTGGTGAAAACTGCACTTGACCGTTCAACAGTAGAGCCAGGCAAGGTTGGCCATGTTGTCATGGGCAACGTGATTCCGACAGAACCGGCGGACGCCTACCTGAGCCGCGTCGCTGCGATCAATGCCGGCCTGCCGATCGAGACGCCGGCCTTCAATGTCAGTCGCCTGTGCGGTTCCGGCTTGCAGGCGATCATATCGGCAGCTCAAGCGATTCTCCTTGGCGACGTCGAAGTGGCGATTGGCGGCGGCGCCGAATCCATGAGCCGCGGTCCCTACATCGTGCCGACGGCGCGTTGGGGCGCGCGCATGGGCGATGCGCAAATTATCGACTACATGAACGGCATTCTCCACGACCCGTGGAAGCGTGTACATATGGGTATTACAGCTGAGAATGTCGCTGCTCGCTACGGCATCAGTCGCGAGATGCAGGACTTTCTCGCGCTGGAAAGCCAGCAACGCGCCGCACGTGCAGTAGCTGAGGGGCGCTTCAAGGAACAGATCGCATCGGTCGAGATCAAGGCGCGCAAAGGCATGGTGAGTTTTGACACTGACGAACACGTGCGTGGCGATGTCACGCTGGAACAGCTGGCGAAGATGAAGCCGGTATTCAAGGAGGGGGGCTCAGTGACAGCCGGCAATGCCTCAGGCCTCAACGACGGCGCAGCCGCAGTGGTTCTGGCGGAGGCAAAAACGGCTGCAACCTTGGGTTTGAAACCGCTGGCGCGGCTGGTGGCCTATGCGCATGCAGGCGTGGAGCCGGACTACATGGGCATCGGTCCAGTGCCTGCGACCCGTATGGTGCTGAAGCGCGCCGGTCTCAAGGTCGGCGATCTTGACGTCATTGAAGCCAACGAAGCATTTGCAGCCCAGGCTTGCGCGGTGGCAAAGGAACTTGATTTCGATCCGGCGAAAGTGAACCCGAACGGATCGGGTATTTCTCTTGGCCATCCGGTCGGTGCCACGGGCGCGCTCATCACCGTCAAGGCAATTTATGAACTACACCGGGGGGGAGGTCGTTATGCACTTACGACGATGTGCATTGGCGGTGGGCAGGGCATTGCCGCGATTTGGGAACGCATTTGATGAAGGGCATGAAATGTTGACGTTTATCGATGAATAACACGATCGACACGACAAATCCTGTTCTATTCAGGGTGGGGCTTGCTGTTTTGTAAGGGTTGTTACCTTGAATCAAGAGTACAAGAATATTCACAAACACTTCTGCATTGCCTGTCTGCCAATCCAGGACAAATGGACAACCTCTGATAGTGAAAGCTGACAATGAGTGACTACAAAGCGCCAGTGAAGGACATGCTTTTCGCGCTGAGGCATCTTGCGCAGTATGAAAGCAACTCGGCGCTGCCCGGCTACGCCGATGCGGATTTTGAAACTGCAAAGGCAATCGTCGAGGAATGCGCCAAGCTGTGCGAAACGGTCGTCGCCCCGTTGAATCCGATTGGCGACAAGAACCCGTCGACCTGGAGCCATGGCGAAGTAACGACGCCGCCGGGGTTCAAGGAGGCGTATCGCCAGTACGCCGAAAGCGGCTGGCAGAGCCTGCAACACCCCGCCGAGTTTGGCGGGCAAGCCATGCCCAAGACACTGGCGACGGTCTGCATGGAAATCGTGAACAGTGCGAACCTGAGTTTTGCTTTATGTCCGCTGCTGACCGACGGCGCGACCGAGGCGCTGCTCACTGCTGCATCCGCTGAAGTCAAGCAGCGCTATCTGCCGAAAATGATTTCGGGTGAATGGACCGGCAGCATGAATCTGACCGAGCCTCAGGCCGGGTCCGACCTCGAACTGGTTCGTACCCGTGCGGAGCCACAGCCGGACGGTAGTTACCGGATCTTCGGCACCAAGATCTTCATTACTTACGGCGAGCACGACATGGCGGATAACATCGTCCACCTCGTTCTCGCCCGTGTCCCCAGCGCGCCGCCCGGTGTCAAGGGCATTTCGCTTTTCGTCGTGCCGAAGTATCTGGTCAATGACGACGGCAGCATCGGCGCGCGCAACGATGTCCATTGCGTGAGCATCGAGCACAAGCTTGGCATCAAGGCGAGTCCGACGGCTGTTCTGCAATATGGCGACCACGGCGGCGCCATTGGCTATATCGTTGGCGAAGAAAATCGCGGACTCGAATACATGTTCGTGATGATGAATGCGGCACGCTTTGCCGTCGGCGTGCAAGGCATTGCCGTTGCAGAACGCGCCTATCAGCAGGCGGTAGGCTACGCCCGTGAGCGGGTACAGTCGCGTCCGGTCGATGGTTCGTCGCCCAAGGCTGTGCCGATCATCCAGCATCCGGACGTCAAACGCATGCTGATGACCATGCGGGCGCTCACCGAAGGCTGCCGCGGGCTCGCCTATTCGGCCGCGGCCTTGTTCGATTCGATGCATGGCGACCCCGATGAAGAAGCGCGTTGCCGCAGCCAGAGAAGATACGAATTCCTGGTTCCGCTGATCAAGGGATTTGCCACCGAAATGAGCGTCGAAGTCGCCAGCCTCGGCATCCAGGTTCACGGCGGCATGGGCTTCATCGAAGAAACGGGCGCGGCGCAGCACTTGCGTGACGCCAGGATTCTCACCATCTATGAGGGGACGACCGCCATCTAGGCCAACGACCTGGTCGGGCGCAAGACCTTACGCGACGGAGGCGAGGTGGCGCGGGGAATCGCCGCCCTGATCGCGCAGACCGAGTCCGCGCTGCGCGCTTGCAACGACGAAAATGCGTCCGTGTTTGCCGATCGTCTGAGCGATGCCCGGCTCGCTTTTTTAGACGTTGTGAAGTTCGTCTGCGCGAACACGAAATCGGTCCCGAACGTCGTGTTTTCCGGTTCCGTGCCCTACCTGTTCCTTGGCGGGATACTCGTCGCTGGCTGGCAATTGGGGCGCAGCATGCTGACGGCACTAAAGTGCATGGCGGAAGGCACCGACCCGGACTTCATGCAGTCCAAGATCCGGATCGCCCGTTTCTTCGCCGAACATATTCTTACCCGCACTGCCGGATTGCGCGAAAGTATCCTCTTTGGCGGCACGGTTGTCGGCGAGATGCCGGCGGAGCTGCTGTAATTCGGAGCGCAGACTAGTCGGCGGCAAGTATCACCGCAATATGTAATCTTCAATACACAACTTACAACCGTTAGGAAAGTAAAATGACAATTGCACAAATCGCCGTAATCGGCGCCGGAACGATGGGCAACGGTATCGCGCAGGCCTGTGCGGGTGCCGGCAAGCAGGTAGTGATGATCGATGTAGCCGACGCTGCCGTAGCGCGCGGACTGGCGACCATTTCCGGCAGCTTGGACCGTCTGGTCAAGAAGGAAAAGATGACCGAAACGCAGAAAGAGGGGATTCTGGCTTTGGTCAAGGGATCGACGAATTATGCCGACATCGCCGGCGCCGATCTGGTGATAGAAGCGGCAACGGAAAACCTGCCGCTCAAGCTGCGCATCATCCAGCAGATCGAGGAAAATGTTGGCGAACACACCGTCATAGCAACCAACACCTCGTCGATTTCTATTACCCAGCTGGCGGCGACGCTGAATCATCCGTCACGTTTCATCGGCATGCACTTTTTCAATCCGGTGCCGATGATGGCGCTAGTGGAGCTGATCAGCGGCCTGCAAACGTCGGACCAGACGCATGCCAGGGCGAGAGAGTTTGCCATCGCGCTCGGCAAATCGCCGATCACGGTGAAGAACCGCCCCGGCTTCGTGGTCAACCGTATTCTTTGCCCGATGATCAACGAAGCAGTATTTGTGCTTGATGAGGGACTTGCTACGGCCGAGGATATCGACGCGGGCATGAAGCTGGGTTGCAATCATCCGCTCGGCCCGCTTGCTCTGGCGGACCTGATCGGTCTCGATACGCTGCTATCGGTCATGGAAATGTTTTACGAAGGTTTCAACGACTCGCGCTATCGCCCGGCGCCCATGCTCAAGGAAATGGTCGCTGCAGGCTATCTCGGCCGCAAGAGCGGACGCGGTTTTTACCATTATTGATTGGGCTGTGCATGAGTCCTGCGTCATCACTCACGGCAATCGCTTATTCCATTTCTAATTCTTTAGTGAATTAACAATCAAGGGCTAGGCAACGATGGATCTGACACGCTCATGGTCGAACTCCATGTCGTGAAGTGCCTCTTCGAGATGATCCTCCAAGGCATCGATGCTGGCGAAGACGCGATTACGGAAAGATTTCTCGCGCAGTCCATCCCAGAGATGCTCGACGGGGTTCAATTCCGGTGAATAGGGAGGCAGTTTGAGCAGGCGCAAATTGGGCGGCAGCGCAAGTGATCCACTCTGATGTCAACCGGCGCCATGATTGCTCGTAACTGCTCCACTAGAAGACGGTTACCTGCTCCAACGCGTTTTTCAAGGCGGCGGGCAGCGCGTCATCCATGCGCCAGCGCTTCAGAACTGTCGCAATGGATTTACGCATCCCTGCGGGAACCGCCGCCGTGCTTTCGACCAGTTCAAAGGCATGTTCCTCGGCCAGAACGGCAGCCAGCGTCCTCGCCTGCTTCTCGTCCTTATCCGCTTTCGCGGCATCCACATGCCGGCGATGCCTGCTCGAATACAACTTATGCCAGATGAAGCGCTCTGGTTGCGGCAGCTGTACCGGGATGCAGTGGAATCCTGCGAGCAACGCGCCTGGCAACGTACCCTCGAGTAGGTAATCATAGAAAGGAATGCCTTCAGCAGACCAGTTGAGCTCCGGAATGCGGACAATGGTTCCCAGCGAGGCGTGAGGGGCCAGGAGATCAACGCGCAAGCCCGCCTTGCCTGGCAGCTTGACCGATGTTGAGGGGGCAGTCGAGGGCATGCCGGGAACTTCGAAGAAGGGCAAGCCGGTTGCTTTCATGGTGTCAAGGAAGTTGAGCGGCACCGCAAACTTCAGCGGTTGCCGCCGCGCGACATCAATGTCCAGAGTTTGTTCGGCGACGGCGGCCACGCCCAGCTCGTTGAGCCAAGCCATGAAGCTGAGCGTTCCTGCCAGCACCAGCCCTGCCTCGAACGCGCCGCGGTTGTGCAGCTCCACCAGCACTCGAGCCACTTCCTTTGAGGCTGTCTGGAAGCCCAGCTTGCGCAATGTGGACACGGAACTCGCCATCCAGCGGTGAAACTCGATGTCCTCTCGTATGCGTTGCAGGACCTCAGCATCCCTGGGAGCGCAGACATACTCTTCCTTCTTGACGGTGGGTACGGGGTTGTAGACGCGGTACCAGAAAGGCCCGCCGGCCATGCCGCTGCGTTCGACGAGAGTGCCCGGAGACCCGGGAAGGAGAGCGCCAGCGCTTTGCGCCCGCTCCTTGACCTCTGCGTACTGCGTGCGAAAAGCGAGGTCGAGCGGTCGATACAGGGGCTTGCTGCGAATATTGGCGATGGACATGTATCTACCCAATATAATATGAAACTGTTGGGTAGCATAAACTATCTACCCAATAAAGCAACATTTATTTGGTAGATGATCACCTTGCGAGCAAAATCCTTGTTACAAAACAGCGTGCCCTTGATCACCGAACATGGCAAAGAGCCATTTTTAGTTTGGACGGGGAAAATACCTGAAACCATTACTACAACGGAGTTTCCCCGATTTTGGCCGTTTTCACCACATGTGATTTTTCTTATTTACTTGTGACAATTCACATCGTGACTTTTCCCCGCCGCATGTGCCTGCTGGTCGGCGTGGTAGCTCGACCGCACCAGCGGCGCGCAGGCTGCATTGGTGAACCCCATGGCCAGCGCTTCGCGCGCGTACAGGGCGAAGGTATCCGGATGCACATAGCGCAGTACCGGCAGGTGGTGCTGCGAGGGCGCCAGATACTGGCCGATGGTGAGCATCTCGATGTCATGGGCGCGCATGTCGCGCAGGGTTTCCAGGATTTCCTCGTCGGTCTCGCCCAGGCCGACCATGAGGCCGGACTTGGTCGGCACCAGCGGATGGCGCGCCTTGAAGGCTTTCAGCAGTTGCAGCGAATGGGCGTAATCGGCGCCGGGACGCGCCTGCTTGTACAGGCGCGGCACGGTTTCCAGATTGTGGTTCATCACGTCGGGCAGGGCGGCGGCGAATATATCCAGCGCGACATCGAGCCGGCCGCGAAAATCCGGCACCAGCACTTCGATCCGCGTCTGCGGCGACTGGCGGCGGATTTCGCCGATGCAATCCACGAAGTGCCGCGCGCCGCCGTCGCGCAGATCGTCGCGGTCGACGCTGGTGATGACGACGTACTTGAGGCGCAATGCGGCGATGGTGGCGGCGAGCTGCTGCGGTTCGTCCGCATCCGGCGGCAGCGGCTTGCCGTGGCCGACATCGCAGAACGGGCAGCGCCGCGTGCATAGGTCGCCGAGGATCATGAAGGTCGCCGTGCCGTTGCCGAAGCACTCGCCGATGTTGGGGCAGGTGGCTTCCTCGCACACGGTGTGCAGTTGGTGTTCGCGCAGGATCTGCTTCACTTCGCCGAAGCGGGAAGCGCTGCTGCCAGCCTTGACGCGTATCCACGCCGGCTTGGGCAATGGCTTGTCGAGCGGCACGATCTTGATCGGGATACGTGCCGTCTTTTCCGCGCCAGTTTGCTTTTCAGGCATGCTCATGTTCCAGTTGTGCTTTCAAGTGTTCGACCAGCCTATCGCCGATGAAGGCCAGATCGACATGTTTGCTCATTTTCGTAACGAGATTCTTCATCTGCGTCACCCCCATGCCGGCATAGCCGCAGGGGTTGATCGCCTGATAGGGCGACAGGTCCATGTCGACATTCAGTGCCAGGCCGTGAAAGGTGCAGCCGTTCTTCACGCGCAACCCCAGCGCCGCGATCTTGGCGCCAGCAACATAGACGCCCGGCGCGCCGAAGAGGCGCTCGCCCGCGATGCCGTATTCGGCGAGCAGATCGATCAGGGCCTGCTCCATTTTACGCACCATTTCGCGCACCTTGATGTCGTGGCGGCGCAGATCGATAAGCAGGTAAGCCACGAGCTGGCCGGGGCCGTGGTAGGTGACCTGTCCGCCGCGGTCAACCTTGATCACCGGAATACCCACGTCGCGCAACAGGTGTTCGGCCTTGCCCGCTTGGCCCAGCGTGAATACGGGCGGATGTTCGAGCAGCCAGATTTCATCTTCGCTGTTCTCATCGCGCGCAGCCGTGAATTGCTGCATGCGGCGCCAGGTCGTTTCGTAGTCGACCAGGCCGAGATGGCGCACGATCACAACACGACCTTT comes from the Georgfuchsia toluolica genome and includes:
- the icmF gene encoding fused isobutyryl-CoA mutase/GTPase IcmF codes for the protein MTNLSAIHKVAVYKPRNKVRFITAAALFDGHDASINIMRRILQSTGAEVIHLGHNRSVGEIVNAALQEDVQGIAITSYQGGHVEFFKYMIDLLKAGGGGNIKVFGGGGGVIVPSEIKELQEYGVTRIYSPEDGALMGLQGMINELVERCDVDLTPLAPRPATAVEALQSVDRRQLAQIITALENGAYDDAAKRSLKDVAAKLQVPVLGITGTGGAGKSSLTDELVLRMRLDQEDQLKVAIVSIDPSRKRTGGALLGDRIRMNSIEHENVFMRSLATRDTGSEVSAALPEVIAACKLAGFDLVIVETSGIGQGNAAIVPFVDLSLYVMTPEFGAASQLEKIDMLDFADFVAINKFDRKGAEDALRDVRKQYQRNREEFGQPVEAMPVFGTIAARFNDDGVTALYQALLPKLAAKGLKAAAGSLPVVSVKASSHGRAIVPTDRVRYLAEIAEAVRTYHQHTAQQARVARERQSLKTVMALFLAQGKPAEHFDEMISWKDGELTHTAKKLLEQWPTTRELYAADEYVVKIRDKEIRTKLTSESLSGSKIRKVALPNYEDDGETLKFLMKENVPGSFPFTAGVFAFKREGEDPTRMFASEGDAFRTNRRFKKVSEGMPAHRLSTAFDSVTLYGCDPDPRPDIYGKIGNSGVSIATLDDMKVLYSGFDLCSPTTSVSMTINGPAPIILAFYFNTAIDQQVDKFKTDNGREPTDDELEKIKEWTLSVVRGTVQADILKEDQGQNTCIFSTEFALKMMGDIQEYFVHHQVQNFYSVSISGYHIAEAGANPISQLAFTLANGFTYVETYLARGMHIDDFAPNLSYFFSNGMDPEYTVIGRVARRIWAVAMRDKYGANERSQKLKYHVQTSGRSLHAQEMDFNDIRTTLQALIAIYDNCNSLHTNAYDEAITTPTEESVRRAMAIQLIINREWGLAKNENPNQGAFIIEELTDLVEEAVLKEFEAIASRGGVLGAMETGYQRGKIQEESLYYEHKKHDGSYPIIGVNTFLNPKGSAQVEIEMARSTEEEKQSQLARLADFQARNQANASQWLTRLRQTVIEDGNVFTVLVDAVRYCSLGQITSTLYEVGGKYRRNM
- a CDS encoding 3-hydroxybutyryl-CoA dehydrogenase, which encodes MTIAQIAVIGAGTMGNGIAQACAGAGKQVVMIDVADAAVARGLATISGSLDRLVKKEKMTETQKEGILALVKGSTNYADIAGADLVIEAATENLPLKLRIIQQIEENVGEHTVIATNTSSISITQLAATLNHPSRFIGMHFFNPVPMMALVELISGLQTSDQTHARAREFAIALGKSPITVKNRPGFVVNRILCPMINEAVFVLDEGLATAEDIDAGMKLGCNHPLGPLALADLIGLDTLLSVMEMFYEGFNDSRYRPAPMLKEMVAAGYLGRKSGRGFYHY
- the lipA gene encoding lipoyl synthase — encoded protein: MSMPEKQTGAEKTARIPIKIVPLDKPLPKPAWIRVKAGSSASRFGEVKQILREHQLHTVCEEATCPNIGECFGNGTATFMILGDLCTRRCPFCDVGHGKPLPPDADEPQQLAATIAALRLKYVVITSVDRDDLRDGGARHFVDCIGEIRRQSPQTRIEVLVPDFRGRLDVALDIFAAALPDVMNHNLETVPRLYKQARPGADYAHSLQLLKAFKARHPLVPTKSGLMVGLGETDEEILETLRDMRAHDIEMLTIGQYLAPSQHHLPVLRYVHPDTFALYAREALAMGFTNAACAPLVRSSYHADQQAHAAGKSHDVNCHK
- a CDS encoding acyl-CoA dehydrogenase family protein, with the protein product MSDYKAPVKDMLFALRHLAQYESNSALPGYADADFETAKAIVEECAKLCETVVAPLNPIGDKNPSTWSHGEVTTPPGFKEAYRQYAESGWQSLQHPAEFGGQAMPKTLATVCMEIVNSANLSFALCPLLTDGATEALLTAASAEVKQRYLPKMISGEWTGSMNLTEPQAGSDLELVRTRAEPQPDGSYRIFGTKIFITYGEHDMADNIVHLVLARVPSAPPGVKGISLFVVPKYLVNDDGSIGARNDVHCVSIEHKLGIKASPTAVLQYGDHGGAIGYIVGEENRGLEYMFVMMNAARFAVGVQGIAVAERAYQQAVGYARERVQSRPVDGSSPKAVPIIQHPDVKRMLMTMRALTEGCRGLAYSAAALFDSMHGDPDEEARCRSQRRYEFLVPLIKGFATEMSVEVASLGIQVHGGMGFIEETGAAQHLRDARILTIYEGTTAI
- a CDS encoding GSU2403 family nucleotidyltransferase fold protein — encoded protein: MSIANIRSKPLYRPLDLAFRTQYAEVKERAQSAGALLPGSPGTLVERSGMAGGPFWYRVYNPVPTVKKEEYVCAPRDAEVLQRIREDIEFHRWMASSVSTLRKLGFQTASKEVARVLVELHNRGAFEAGLVLAGTLSFMAWLNELGVAAVAEQTLDIDVARRQPLKFAVPLNFLDTMKATGLPFFEVPGMPSTAPSTSVKLPGKAGLRVDLLAPHASLGTIVRIPELNWSAEGIPFYDYLLEGTLPGALLAGFHCIPVQLPQPERFIWHKLYSSRHRRHVDAAKADKDEKQARTLAAVLAEEHAFELVESTAAVPAGMRKSIATVLKRWRMDDALPAALKNALEQVTVF
- a CDS encoding acyl-CoA dehydrogenase C-terminal domain-containing protein; the encoded protein is MARGIAALIAQTESALRACNDENASVFADRLSDARLAFLDVVKFVCANTKSVPNVVFSGSVPYLFLGGILVAGWQLGRSMLTALKCMAEGTDPDFMQSKIRIARFFAEHILTRTAGLRESILFGGTVVGEMPAELL
- a CDS encoding acetyl-CoA C-acyltransferase family protein, giving the protein MTQREILVVGAARTAIGTYGGTLKDTPMSQLATLVVKTALDRSTVEPGKVGHVVMGNVIPTEPADAYLSRVAAINAGLPIETPAFNVSRLCGSGLQAIISAAQAILLGDVEVAIGGGAESMSRGPYIVPTARWGARMGDAQIIDYMNGILHDPWKRVHMGITAENVAARYGISREMQDFLALESQQRAARAVAEGRFKEQIASVEIKARKGMVSFDTDEHVRGDVTLEQLAKMKPVFKEGGSVTAGNASGLNDGAAAVVLAEAKTAATLGLKPLARLVAYAHAGVEPDYMGIGPVPATRMVLKRAGLKVGDLDVIEANEAFAAQACAVAKELDFDPAKVNPNGSGISLGHPVGATGALITVKAIYELHRGGGRYALTTMCIGGGQGIAAIWERI
- the lipB gene encoding lipoyl(octanoyl) transferase LipB — its product is MIVRHLGLVDYETTWRRMQQFTAARDENSEDEIWLLEHPPVFTLGQAGKAEHLLRDVGIPVIKVDRGGQVTYHGPGQLVAYLLIDLRRHDIKVREMVRKMEQALIDLLAEYGIAGERLFGAPGVYVAGAKIAALGLRVKNGCTFHGLALNVDMDLSPYQAINPCGYAGMGVTQMKNLVTKMSKHVDLAFIGDRLVEHLKAQLEHEHA